ACCGCCAGCTCAAACCGGACCTGATCATTGCCTTTCCCCGTACATCCATGGGCAACGGCCACCGCCCCTTCTTCCTCCGCCACCTTGACGAGCACTTGGGAGATCAGGGGACGGGACAACGCCGACACCAACGGATACTTACCCTCGTACATCGCATTGGCCTTTAATGCCGGCAGCAAATAATGCTGGGCAAACCAGGCGCGGGTATCCACCACCAACGATTTGACCGCGCCGACATCCAACGCTTTTTGTTTGACGAAGTCCAAATCCTTCCCTTCGCCTACATCCAGTGCAACAGCTACCACCTCATAGCCGTATTTCTCCTGTAGCCACCGGATGGCAACCGAGGTATCCAAACCGCCGGAATAAGCCAGCACCACTTTCCCCTTACCCATGTTGACCGCTCCTTTATAAAAATTCATCGTTGCGTATCATTATACATACCCGTGCATAAAAAATCTACCCCTTTTTTACGATGATTTATTGCACCGGATGATTGGTTTAAAGGGAATGGCGTAAAGCGCAGAGAAGATTATCGATTAAGTATTTGGAATCGAATCTGTCGAAGATAGCCAAACAAAAAACCACTCAGCTGGAAGGTGACCATCCAACTTTATTTATTCACAAATAAACACATCATGCGGAGGGTTGATAGAGTGAAATTTTCAACGAAATCGGTCATGTTTATCGTTGGAATTGTACTTGCCGAAATAGCTGCAACTCATATTTTTGCCTCCGTTAGAGGGCCAAGAATCGGAGCATTGATGATTGTCCTTTTCACTTTATTTATCCACCCTATGTTAATGGTTATTGTATGGTTTGGATTAATCCGAGATTCTTCGCAAAAGCGGAGATTTCTTTCCAAATCTTTATGTATGATCGCTTTAATCCTGGCCTATCCCCTTGCTTTGAATATGGGTACTGGCTTTTTTGTGGGACCCTTAATCCTGAAAATTTAACGGGTTATTTTAGACAATTCAAATGAGGAAAGGCAATTCAAACCAAAGCCGAGCACACCGTCGTCGGCGTTGTCGAACCCTGGTCGATGCGACCATGAAAAAAGCCTTCACGGAGAAGGCTTTTTTTAGTAACTGATCAAGCTCGCCAGCAACAAACCGGTAGCAATGCTGAGGAAGGCGGCAAAGGTTCCCACGGCAATATTTCCTTTGGGAATCTCAGCTACGACTTTGAATGGAGTAATCAGCTCAAACAGATAAAAGACCAATACCTGAAAGATGATACCGATTACACCCCAAATAAGAAGGTCGACCACATCGATGGAGTGGTAGACAGCAGAGGAGAGAACCAGGGTCAGCCCCAACAGCTTTCCACCCAAATCATAGGCGGCTGCTTTGGCGGCGGCCATTTTTTGCGGGTCGTCCGTTTCCGCCCCTTCTTTGATCAAGAGATGTTCCTTGTAAGGGGTCACCAATTGGAAGATGAAAATACCCAACAACAGGATTGGAATGCTGACACCCAGATAAATGAGAAACGTTAATAGATAAGGCCACTGCTCTAACATAAAGGGCTCCTTTCAGTTGTGTGTTTCCAATGCAATCGGCAAAAAATAGGCTAAGTTACCGGTGATGGGACCGTCAACCCGGCACAAAATAGCGGAAGCTTTTCCCCCCAGCAAAAAAGAGCCCCACAGCCGGTGACCGCTCTGACGCCCTTGGATCGTCTCCACTTCTACCCGATCCAACTCTACTCGGCGTTGATAGACCATCGGTTGCTCCCAGTAAGCTTCTTCCCGATCGCAATGGGTGACATTGCCATCCGCATCGCACAACAGCACTGCCCCACCTTCCCGTCCCAACACCGGTTTCACCACATAAGGCTCTCGCCCGGAAAACCGGTTTTCCAGATACGTGGGCAAACAATATTGACCAATCAAGCGCTGTTCTTCCTTTGAAAAAAACTGCCCGGTTTCGTACAGATTCCAGATCAAGGCTTGGAGCGCTTTCGTCTGGCCGATGAAAGCGGCAGGGGGATTTATCGTCGCGAGACGCCCGCGCTGAATCAAATCGAGAACATGGGCCCCGGTGGGATAACCGTCGTCGTCTGTCTCCCCCGCCAATATCTCAATCGCGTGGAGACGATACCAGAGGTCGATCGACTCCCAGCGATCATTTATCCGGAATCCCAATCGATCTCCCTCCACGCGCAAATCCTCCAAAGGGACAAAGCGGGCGTCCAGCTGGGAACGCTCTAGTAGATATTTGGTTGTACCCACATCCTCTTCATGCCAGTCCAAGGCGCTAAAGGCGATTGAGCGAAGATCTCTTCCCTCATCTCGATAAGCCTGAACCGCTCGCTGAAACGCATCTCGGATATGAGCCTCAGCGCCTTCATTGGGGTCGATGCCGGCATTGAGCGCTTGAACGACGCGGCCATTTACATAGAAAGCCTCCACCACACCAGTAGGCGTGTCACTGTTGAACTCCAACATTTTCCACCCGGTGGAGGTACGGGCAAAATCAAACCGCCCCACCACCGTCGGCAAGATGGCGTCGGCAGCAACGCGCACAGCCTTTATCGCGGCATCCGGAATTCCCAGTTCCCGCAGCAGTTCATCATCCGCTCGCTGCACCACCGGGATCACCCGGGTGAAAACCTCTCCCAAGGCTTCCGTCGCCATGTTTAGCTCCTGTTTCCACTGGGCGGGGATTTTTTCTACTGTAGCCAGGGCATATTCTTCCCCGTAAAACCAATCCCAGGTAAACACCCCTTCTTCCCTTAGAGGCTCATAGATCCGCTTCCGTCGGATATCGTACGGTTCCACGGATCATTCACCCCCCGCTAAATAACCCACTAGAGGAACTTTTGCCAATGCCACCTTTCGATTTGCTTTTTGAATATCCGCTTTTTGAACCTGGCGTGATACCGGATTCTTTTTGAAAATAGCGGTTTCCTCCGCTGTAATACGACGCACCACCAGCACGGTCGGTGCCATCATCACAGTAGCCATCTTCATCGTTATCGATGCAAAACTCCTCGTCACAATAGCCGTCTCTGTTTTTATCGACGCATCTTTCTTCCGACGCTTCGGAATCGGAAGAGGAGCATCCAGGAACAGCAACCAATGCCGCAGCGGCAAACAGGGTCACCACTTTTTTCGTCCGGTTGAGCCCGATGCCCTCCATTCCTTCACCGTTGATCATCGTCGTTGATATTCCCTCCCTAGAATTCATCCGATCCATTTTTTCTACGTAACAAACATCCCATCAATACCCATCGTTACAACGATGGGTAGTCGATTTTCACACGCCAAGCACCGATCGTCTTCCTCAATCACTTTGTTCCGGGGTTTCGCTTTGAGAAGAATTCGTCCCTACCCAACCAATCAAAGCGATTAGATCAACCTTTATGTACACCATCAATCATCCGCCGCTTCCACATACAACACAAACACTTTGCGGTTTTCATCCACTTCAGCGGAGGTTTTGCGCCACTCTTTTCCGCCGCGATATAAGATTTCTCCCTGCAAATAGAGGCGTAACTCCGTCTGCGTTTGACAGTGAAGGGTTTCCAATACCGGGTAATACGCAGCATCCTCTGAAAATTGGCGGATTTCAAGACGGATCCCTGTCCATGTCGGATGGGGAATTCCATCTGGGTCCCAAACTTGCTCATCATCCGCCAACCGCACAAAAATAATAAAACCCCGATCACCGCTTGCCGTCACCGTTCGCTCATATACCCGATCCTCTGTTACCAGGTAATCACAGATAAACCGCGTTGAAATTTCATCTTCATCAATATCCTCATACGTCAACAAAACGGGATGATCCCGCTCCGGTTCATCCAGTCGATACTCCAATGTTGCCACCATCTCCCCCCTTTCCCATTCAAGGTGAAAAACCCCACTGCTTTAGCATATCGTGCCATCTATAAGGTGTAAAGAGAATAGTTTTATTTTTCGATCGAATAACGCAGGGCACACTTCTAACAATGATAGAATTATACAAATTCCAAGAGGAAAATCCTGATTTTTGTTTAAATAGTAGAAAAAGAGATCAAGAGGCTAAAATCATGTATAAATTGGACCTGAACAAGTATCAATCGATCTTTAACTAGTATTTCCCACCTATTCTTCGTAAATACTAGATTCCGGAGGTGAAACAAATGCTATTTTCCCATAGCCATATAACAGAAGATGATGCGAGAAAAGTGTGGTGGGAAGAGGATGGGCGTTGTGAAAATTGTAAACGCCCAATGGGTTTCTCTGTCTCCTGCTATTCTCGTATACAAAAAAACAACGACTACACTGCGGATAACTTATATTTGTTTTGTCCGGATTGCAAAAAACATCAACCCGATTTTTTGGATCATTTGCTGGGAGCCGAATCGGACGTGATCAAGGTACTCGCAGAAGACGTCAAAATTACAGAAGCGGAACAGTTTCTGATAAAAAACCTGCAAAAACACGGTGTACTGTTGGGTTTTTCTCAAAAAAAGCGCCTCTATTGGTTACCGGGAATCGGTAAATTCAGCGTACATAAACGAGTAGAAGATCGGAAGTTGGAAGGTACCGATATCGTCTATCCCGCTGTGACCGGAAGTTGGGTGGCCAAAATAGAAGGCTCTCTTGCAGCGGAGTGGCACATAAGAATCAAACCGCAAGAACGATCCCGCAAGCTGCCGCATCCCCAACGCGTGGTTCTCTCTTCTTCTCCTCAGACTCCCATTGAGTGTATCATGAAAGCCATCCGTTCATCGTATCCTTTGCCTTTTACATTCAATATCGACCTTTTAACACAAGAACATGAAATCACCATGATCTTCAAAGACGGGGGCAGTTATAAGCAAGTCGATAAAGAAACAGCGATATATGCCGTGCAAAAGGGAATCTCTAAAATTGTATCCGAGTATCCCACTGTGATCGTCAATAGGGTAAAGTGTCCTCGACTTAAACCCAACTCCAACAAATCTAACCGCAAGAAACCCAACCCCAAGAAAAAGCAAAACTCTTACCAACGAATACGCCAAAAAGTATTGCTGCGTGATGAATACACCTGTCGTTACTGCGGTCGATACGGAAATACGGTAGATCATATCATCCCTCGTGCAAAAGGGGGTAAAAATAAGATGGAGAACTTGGTAGCCTGCTGTTTTGATTGTAATCAAGCCAAAAAAGACCTATTGCCTGAAGTCTTTGCAAAAGTTGCAGTAACGCGGTAATTTTTGAAGTGCCCGCCCACCGTCAATGGACCAACCTAAGCAAAACCGCCGATCTGTTAAAGATCGGCGGTTTGGTGGTTATTTTCGATTTGCGTTGCTACGTTTAGCCAGAATCAATTATACAACTCCGCCTATAATGACACTTCAAATGGCCATTATCCAAAGTTTGTAACATATATCCAAATGAAATAAGCCAAACCCCTCACCCGTTTCCTACCAACAACGACACCAACAACGCCTTCTGCACATGAAGGCGGTTTTCCGCCTGTTGAAAGACGACCGACTGCGGTCCGTCCATCACTTCCGCCGCTACTTCTAAGCCGCGATAGGCTGGGAGGCAATGGAGGAAAACGGCGTCGGAGCGGGCGAAGTTCATCAGGGAGGCGTCGACGATAAAGCCGTCAAAATCGCGCTGCCGTTTCTCTTTTTCCGCTTCCTGACCCATGCTGGCCCATACGTCGGTATAAACCGCATCGGCATCGGCCACCGCTTCCCGTGGATCATGGGTAAGATGGAGGCGAGCACCGGTAGTAGAAGCGAGCGCTTGTGCCTGTTGCCATATGGCCGCATCCGGTTCATACCCCGGCGGTGTGGCCGCTACCAGCTCGATCCCCGTCAATGCCGCCGCTTCTGCTAAAGAGTGAAGCACATTGTTGCCGTCTCCTACATAGGCCAAACGCAGATCGTCTCGTCCCGGTTTCAGTTCAGCCAAGGTCATCACATCGGCAAAAGCTTGACAGGGATGATGAAGATCCGTCAGGCCGTTAATAATCGGAATGGAGGCGTTCTCCGCCAGCTGCTCCACCAACTCATGCTGAAAAGTGCGGATCAGGACAGCATCGACGTAACCGGACAAAATGCGGGCGGTATCTTCTACGCTTTCTCCCCGTCCCAATTGTAATTCCTGCCGGTTTAACGCGAGAGCATGACCACCCAGCTGAGCCATGCCCGTCTCAAAGGAGACACGGGTACGGGTGGAGGATTTGTCAAAGATCATCGCCAAGGTTTTATCGGTTAAGGGAGCGTAGTGTTTGCCCGCTTTTTTCTGTTCTTTCAGCCAGTAGGCATGGCGGATCAAACCCTGTACTTCCTCCGGCGAAAAAGCGGAAACCGTCAAACAATCTCTCCCTGCTAAGTCCGGTGGCACTGCTGTCATCGTCGTTGCGCTCATCCTGTGATCAGCTCCTTCAATCTCGGTACCTGAAAAGGTTCCACCTCGGTAGAATCGATCCAAGCATTGGACCGCAACCAGGCTTGAAAGGTATCCACCGAGGTAAAACAGGGTACCTGCCATTCCAACGTCAGTTGGCGTAAGCGAAAACCAGCACGCTTCGGATCTTCTCCCCGTGTAGGAATGTTTAACACCGCTTTGGGGCAGTCAAGAGCAAACCATTCCTCCCAATTTTCCGGGGGGCATTCCACGATGGCATCCATGCCTTTCTTCCGAAGAAATTGGGCCGTTTCGGTTGTTGCCGTCAATGAAACCCCAGCTTGTGCCAATTGACGTGCCAACGGCAGGACCTCTTCTTTACGGGTATCGGCCACCGCCAGCAGCAGCGCACTTCCCGGCGCCACCGGTGGCAATGATCCCGACACTGTCCATGGCACCGCCTTGGCCAGCGCCTGCTCTAATGTGTGCCCCACACCCAGCACTTCACCCGTCGATTTCATCCGCGGTCCCAACGCGGGATCGACTTCCGGCAATTTGGGGGTAGAGAAGACGGACCCCTTCACCGCCCACACCTGCGGTCGCGGCAACAAGCCCAGAGGCGCAAAGGAAGCCAGCTTTTCACCCATTTGTACCCGTGTTGCCCAATCGATCATGGGAACGCCGGTCACTTTGGAGATAATCGGCACCGTGCGGGAAGCGCGGGGGTTTACCTCCAACACATAGACACGCCCCTCCGTTACGACAAACTGGATATTGAGCAATCCCACATGTCCCAGTTCAGTCGCAATGGCGGTAGTGGTTTCCACCACTTTTTGCGCTGTCTTCGCATCAAGATCAGGGGCTCCTAATATCGCGAGGCTATCGCCGGAGTGAACACCCGCCCGTTCCACGTGTTGGACCAGCGTGGGGATGGACACATCGCGGCCATCGGTGACGGCGTCCACTTCCACCTCCATCCCTTCTAAAAAGCGATCCAGCAGCAGCGGAAATAACCGCTCCGACCCGGCGTTATTACACGTTTCCTCCAGTAACACCGCCAGCTCTTCCTGGCTACCCACCACCTGCATTCCCCTTCCTCCGATCACATAGGAGGGGCGCACCAACAAGGGATATCCCAGTTTTTCTCCCACTTGCAAGGCTTCTGCCGCAGATGTGGCGGTTTCTCCCGGGATATGAGGGATATCGAGGCGCTCCAGAAATTGATAAAAACGATGGCGATCTTCCACATGATCAATGATATCCGATGTCGTTCCCCATACGGGAATGCCCGCTTCTTCCAAGCCTTTGATCAGCTGAATCGCCGTCTGGCCGCCAAACTGAACCAACACACCCTCCACCTGTTCTTTGCGGGCCACATGAACCACATCTTCCACCGTCAAGGGCTCAAAGTAGAGGCGATCCGCCGTGGCAAAGTCGGTGCTGACGGTCTCGGGATTATTATTGACGACAACGGCACACCAGTTGCGCTGTTGCAACGATTTGGCGGCATGCACGGAACAGTAGTCAAATTCGATGCCCTGGCCGATACGGATCGGGCCGGAGCCCACCACCAACGCCCGTGGCCGAGATTCGTCCACTGTCACTTCATCCGCTCCCTGCCAGGAAGAATAATAGTACGGCGTTGCAGCGACAAACTCACCGGCACAGGTATCTACCCATTTGTAAGCGGGGCTCTCACCCAATTGCAGCAACCGTTTCCGAATCGTCTTCTCCTCCACCTGCCATAGACGGGCCAGAAGCGAATCCGCGACTCCCCACTGTTTCGCCTGTTGCAAACGTGCATTGGAGACGCTTTCCCAGCTCTCTTTTGCCAAGGTGAGTTCCAACTCCGTCATACCCGCAATCTTATGCAGATAATACGGGGTGATGGCAGTGAGAGTGTGAACCCGTTCTACACTCCAACCGCGCCGGAAGGCTTCCGCCAATAAGAACAAGCGCTTATCATCGGGGTGTTGTAGTGCCGTCGCCAATGCATCATCGGACAACGTTTGATCCTGCTCCCGCAAGAGGCTGTCACAACCCTGATCCAGTGAGCGAATCGCTTTAAACAGAGCTGTCTCCAAGTTGCGGCCTAGGGCCATCACTTCCCCTGTCGCTTTCATTCGTGTGCCCAAATCCCGCTCTCCGCCGGGGAATTGGTCAAAGGGCCAACGCGGCAACTTCACCACCACATAATCCAACGCCGGTTCAAAGCTGGCAAAGGTGTGGCCGGTAACCGGATTGAGACACTCATCCAGCCGATAGCCCAAACACAACTTGGCCGCCAAACGGGCGATGGGATAACCGGTCGCTTTGGATGCGAGGGCACTGGAACGGCTTACCCGTGGATTAACTTCGATAATCCGATACTCTCCCGTCTCGGGATGAAGGGCGAACTGAATGTTACATCCCCCCACCACCTCCAGCGCCCGAATCACATCACAAGCCACAGTGCGCAGCATGTGATACTGTTGATCCGTCAAGGTTTGTGAAGGTGCCGTCACCATGCTGTCCCCGGTATGCACACCGACAGGATCGATATTTTCCATATTGCAGACGGCGATACAAGTATCCGCCTGATCCCGCATCATTTCATATTCAAGCTCTTTCCAACCGAGAATGCTCTCCTCCACCAGCACCTGACCGATGGGACTGGCTGCCAGTCCTCTGCGAGCCACCTGCGCCAGCTTCACAGGATTTTCCGCCGCACCTCCGCCAAAACCGCCTAAGGTGTAAGCGGGACGAACGACGACAGGGTAGCCCACTTTTTCTGCAAAGACCAACGCTTCTTCCACCGTCGTTACTGTCTGTCCCTGAGGAACCGGTTCACCCAATGCTTCCATCATCTGTTTAAAAGCTTCCCGATCCTCTCCGCGGCGAATCGTTTCCACCGGGGTACCCAGCAGACAAACGCCAAAGCGTTCTAATACACCTCGCTCCTCCAGCTCCATCGCCAGATTGAGGCCCGTCTGACCGCCCATGTTGGCCAACAGTGCATCCGGCCGCTCCCGCTCGATAATCCGCGTCAATACCTCCGATGTCTGTGGCTCCATATAAATCACATCGGCTATATCGGGATCGGTCATAATGGTGGCGGGATTATGGTTGACCAAGATGACCCGAATCCCCTCTTCCTTTAAGGCCAGACACGCTTGTGTGCCGCTATAGTCAAACTCCGCCGCCTGCCCGATGACGATCGGTCCCGATCCGATCACCAGCACGGATTGAATCCCATCCATTTTTCCCATCAGACCGTCACCCCTTTCGCCGCTTCCACCCTATCCAAAAAGCGTTGAAACAGAGCGGCGGACTCCCGAGGGCCCGGGTGGGCTTCAGGGTGAAATTGAACGGTAAACAAGGGATAATACCGATGAGCCAACCCTTCGATCGATCCATCGTTCACATGTTGATGGGTGATACGCCACTCTGTGGTATCCACTGAAGATGGACGCACAGTGTAACCGTGGTTTTGCGGGGTAATCCACACCTGTCCGCTCTCCACTTCCCGCACGGGATGGTTGCTGCCGCGATGACCAAAGGGCAGCCGTTCCGTATCCGCCCCTAATGCCAGCGCCAGCAGCTGATGGCCGAGGCAGATGCCCATCGTCGGAATTTGTTTTACCAGTGAAACCCAGGAAGAAAGATACGGGGCGAGTGCTTTGGGGTCTCCCGGTCCATTGGAGAAGAGAAGCCCATCCGGTTTTATCGCTTGAATCGCTTCTACCGGCCAATCAAAGGGGACCACCGTCACCTTGCAACCGGCTTGGACGAGATGTTGCACAATCGATTGTTTGGTGCCAAAATCGACCAAAACGATATGGGGAGCTCCTTCCTGCCCTGGGTAAACGACAGGTTCTTTTGCCGTCACCGCTTTTACCCATTCCAGGGAGAGAGGGTCAGGCCATTGTTGCAGCGTACGGATGGGATCGCTGGTTACTACGCCCATCCGCGCACCACCGTCACGAATTTTGCGTACCACAGCACGGGTGTCCACTCCAGCGATTCCGGGGATCTCCCACCGATCCAGCCACTCCGCCAGGGAGGCGTCTCCTTCCCGGTACAATTCACTCACCACTATTCCCGCACAGCGGGGGGCGGCGCTTTCGCTTTCTCCTGGCCAAACGCCGTAGTTGCCGATCAAAGGATAACTAAAGGTTACCAGCTGACCAGCATAGGAAGGGTCCGTCACCACCTCTTGATAACCTGTCATACCGGTGGTAAACACCACTTCCCCGGCCTTTTCCTTAGGCGTGCCAATCCACTCTCCAGGAAAGGCCTCGCCATCGTCAAACACCAGATACGCTTCCATCCGTCACAACCTCCTCCAACTCCAACCATGTTTCTTCAATCAAATTCACAGCCTGTTCCACTTGGGCTTTGGTCGTCACTACCGGCGGCAGCAGACGTAAGACCTTTTCACCGGCAGGAGTAGCCAATAATCCCTTCTGAGCCAGGGCATGCAGCAAAGGAGCAACCGGGCGCTCCAACTCGACGCCCCACATCCAGCCCAGGCCCCGTACCGACCGAATTCCCGGCAGTGGTTCCAAACGCGTTTGCAGAAGCTGGCCCAGATGCTCCCCTAACGCACGAGATTCCGTTAAAAAGCCAGGAGTCGTCAAACAGTCGAGGACAGCGTCAGCCACCGCCATCGCCAAGGGATTGCCACCAAAGGTGCTGCCATGACTGCCA
This sequence is a window from Desmospora activa DSM 45169. Protein-coding genes within it:
- a CDS encoding DUF350 domain-containing protein; its protein translation is MLEQWPYLLTFLIYLGVSIPILLLGIFIFQLVTPYKEHLLIKEGAETDDPQKMAAAKAAAYDLGGKLLGLTLVLSSAVYHSIDVVDLLIWGVIGIIFQVLVFYLFELITPFKVVAEIPKGNIAVGTFAAFLSIATGLLLASLISY
- a CDS encoding glutathionylspermidine synthase family protein, which produces MEPYDIRRKRIYEPLREEGVFTWDWFYGEEYALATVEKIPAQWKQELNMATEALGEVFTRVIPVVQRADDELLRELGIPDAAIKAVRVAADAILPTVVGRFDFARTSTGWKMLEFNSDTPTGVVEAFYVNGRVVQALNAGIDPNEGAEAHIRDAFQRAVQAYRDEGRDLRSIAFSALDWHEEDVGTTKYLLERSQLDARFVPLEDLRVEGDRLGFRINDRWESIDLWYRLHAIEILAGETDDDGYPTGAHVLDLIQRGRLATINPPAAFIGQTKALQALIWNLYETGQFFSKEEQRLIGQYCLPTYLENRFSGREPYVVKPVLGREGGAVLLCDADGNVTHCDREEAYWEQPMVYQRRVELDRVEVETIQGRQSGHRLWGSFLLGGKASAILCRVDGPITGNLAYFLPIALETHN
- a CDS encoding HNH endonuclease, with translation MLFSHSHITEDDARKVWWEEDGRCENCKRPMGFSVSCYSRIQKNNDYTADNLYLFCPDCKKHQPDFLDHLLGAESDVIKVLAEDVKITEAEQFLIKNLQKHGVLLGFSQKKRLYWLPGIGKFSVHKRVEDRKLEGTDIVYPAVTGSWVAKIEGSLAAEWHIRIKPQERSRKLPHPQRVVLSSSPQTPIECIMKAIRSSYPLPFTFNIDLLTQEHEITMIFKDGGSYKQVDKETAIYAVQKGISKIVSEYPTVIVNRVKCPRLKPNSNKSNRKKPNPKKKQNSYQRIRQKVLLRDEYTCRYCGRYGNTVDHIIPRAKGGKNKMENLVACCFDCNQAKKDLLPEVFAKVAVTR
- the argF gene encoding ornithine carbamoyltransferase, which gives rise to MSATTMTAVPPDLAGRDCLTVSAFSPEEVQGLIRHAYWLKEQKKAGKHYAPLTDKTLAMIFDKSSTRTRVSFETGMAQLGGHALALNRQELQLGRGESVEDTARILSGYVDAVLIRTFQHELVEQLAENASIPIINGLTDLHHPCQAFADVMTLAELKPGRDDLRLAYVGDGNNVLHSLAEAAALTGIELVAATPPGYEPDAAIWQQAQALASTTGARLHLTHDPREAVADADAVYTDVWASMGQEAEKEKRQRDFDGFIVDASLMNFARSDAVFLHCLPAYRGLEVAAEVMDGPQSVVFQQAENRLHVQKALLVSLLVGNG
- the carB gene encoding carbamoyl-phosphate synthase (glutamine-hydrolyzing) large subunit, with the protein product MGKMDGIQSVLVIGSGPIVIGQAAEFDYSGTQACLALKEEGIRVILVNHNPATIMTDPDIADVIYMEPQTSEVLTRIIERERPDALLANMGGQTGLNLAMELEERGVLERFGVCLLGTPVETIRRGEDREAFKQMMEALGEPVPQGQTVTTVEEALVFAEKVGYPVVVRPAYTLGGFGGGAAENPVKLAQVARRGLAASPIGQVLVEESILGWKELEYEMMRDQADTCIAVCNMENIDPVGVHTGDSMVTAPSQTLTDQQYHMLRTVACDVIRALEVVGGCNIQFALHPETGEYRIIEVNPRVSRSSALASKATGYPIARLAAKLCLGYRLDECLNPVTGHTFASFEPALDYVVVKLPRWPFDQFPGGERDLGTRMKATGEVMALGRNLETALFKAIRSLDQGCDSLLREQDQTLSDDALATALQHPDDKRLFLLAEAFRRGWSVERVHTLTAITPYYLHKIAGMTELELTLAKESWESVSNARLQQAKQWGVADSLLARLWQVEEKTIRKRLLQLGESPAYKWVDTCAGEFVAATPYYYSSWQGADEVTVDESRPRALVVGSGPIRIGQGIEFDYCSVHAAKSLQQRNWCAVVVNNNPETVSTDFATADRLYFEPLTVEDVVHVARKEQVEGVLVQFGGQTAIQLIKGLEEAGIPVWGTTSDIIDHVEDRHRFYQFLERLDIPHIPGETATSAAEALQVGEKLGYPLLVRPSYVIGGRGMQVVGSQEELAVLLEETCNNAGSERLFPLLLDRFLEGMEVEVDAVTDGRDVSIPTLVQHVERAGVHSGDSLAILGAPDLDAKTAQKVVETTTAIATELGHVGLLNIQFVVTEGRVYVLEVNPRASRTVPIISKVTGVPMIDWATRVQMGEKLASFAPLGLLPRPQVWAVKGSVFSTPKLPEVDPALGPRMKSTGEVLGVGHTLEQALAKAVPWTVSGSLPPVAPGSALLLAVADTRKEEVLPLARQLAQAGVSLTATTETAQFLRKKGMDAIVECPPENWEEWFALDCPKAVLNIPTRGEDPKRAGFRLRQLTLEWQVPCFTSVDTFQAWLRSNAWIDSTEVEPFQVPRLKELITG
- a CDS encoding carbamoyl phosphate synthase small subunit — encoded protein: MEAYLVFDDGEAFPGEWIGTPKEKAGEVVFTTGMTGYQEVVTDPSYAGQLVTFSYPLIGNYGVWPGESESAAPRCAGIVVSELYREGDASLAEWLDRWEIPGIAGVDTRAVVRKIRDGGARMGVVTSDPIRTLQQWPDPLSLEWVKAVTAKEPVVYPGQEGAPHIVLVDFGTKQSIVQHLVQAGCKVTVVPFDWPVEAIQAIKPDGLLFSNGPGDPKALAPYLSSWVSLVKQIPTMGICLGHQLLALALGADTERLPFGHRGSNHPVREVESGQVWITPQNHGYTVRPSSVDTTEWRITHQHVNDGSIEGLAHRYYPLFTVQFHPEAHPGPRESAALFQRFLDRVEAAKGVTV